From the Kallotenue papyrolyticum genome, the window GTTGGTTGCGGATCGGTCAGCGAGCGCCGGGCGACGGCCAGCAGATGCAGGTTGCCGGCGCTGTCGGCGGCCAGGCTGTAGCGATCCCAGGGCGTTTCGTTGCGATCACGCGCGACGAGCCCTGGCAGCGGCGCGGGCTGGGACCATGTCGCGCCGCGGTCGTCCGAGACGCGGTACAGCAACTCGTCGCCGGGCGTGGTGCGGAAGACCTGGACCAGCTCGCCCACATCCGTGACGCCGAGCGTGCCCTGCTCGGCGGCGCGGCCGTCGAGGCGCAGCTGCTGCGGCGCGGCCCAGGTGACGCCCTGATCGCGTGAGACTGTATAGGCGATGCCGATCGGTTCGCCCAGCACGGCATTCGGATCTTTGCCCTCGTCCCAGGTGACATACACGTTATTATTTGAGTCGATCATGATGTGCAGCTTGATCGAGCCATAGGCGCTGTGTGACAGATTGCGCGGCGCGGACCAGCTCGCGCCACCGTCCAGCGAGCGCCGGTACCAGACATCCGAGCAGCCTTCGCAACTGGTCGTTTTGTTGTTGGGCGTCAGCTCCTGATAGACGACATGCAGGATGCCGCTCGGATCGATCGCGATCGCCGCGTAGTACGGCATACCGATCGCGTTCATGACGCGCGGGCGCTGCCAGGCCTGCGCCGAAGAAGCCTGCACCGGATCGGCAGCGGTGTACAGAATGTGGTCCCGTGAGCGCACCAGCAGATGCAGCCGTCCTGAGCGGTCAATGGCCAGACTGCTGCGCGCTGCCCAGCCGCCCGTGCCGGTCATGACGATGTCGTTCGGCGCGAGCCATGCATCGCCGCGGCGCGTGGTGTACATCAGCAG encodes:
- a CDS encoding sialidase family protein; amino-acid sequence: MSRRLLLLLALLLAPTAALAQTSGWSRPVEIKTTTRSNWFPTLAVDPWGNPHLIFATGTGSGETAKDLLMYTTRRGDAWLAPNDIVMTGTGGWAARSSLAIDRSGRLHLLVRSRDHILYTAADPVQASSAQAWQRPRVMNAIGMPYYAAIAIDPSGILHVVYQELTPNNKTTSCEGCSDVWYRRSLDGGASWSAPRNLSHSAYGSIKLHIMIDSNNNVYVTWDEGKDPNAVLGEPIGIAYTVSRDQGVTWAAPQQLRLDGRAAEQGTLGVTDVGELVQVFRTTPGDELLYRVSDDRGATWSQPAPLPGLVARDRNETPWDRYSLAADSAGNLHLLAVARRSLTDPQPTLFHSVWNADQHAWGAPMPVVNNELLPEWPQLIISNGNRLHATWFTRNRADMHLSDSGAYRVWYSERMVDAPTTTVEIIPTATPVPLPTLLPPVVTPTPQTDTPLVRQARDAPLPVSVRSEAPLLRSLFWALLPTLGILVVAAALILWRRGG